The following proteins are co-located in the Carassius auratus strain Wakin chromosome 7, ASM336829v1, whole genome shotgun sequence genome:
- the tle3b gene encoding transducin-like enhancer protein 3-B isoform X7 — MYPQGRHPAPHQPGQPGFKFTVAESCDRIKDEFQFLQAQYHSLKVEYDKLANEKTEMQRHYVMYYEMSYGLNIEMHKQTEIAKRLNAILAQIMPFLSQEHQQQVAQAVERAKQVTMTELNAIIGVRGLPNLPLTQPHAVYPALMQQLQAQHLSHAAHGPPVQLPPHPSGLQPPGIPSVTGSGSGLLALGALGSQAHLPVKDEKNHHDLEHRERESSTQNNSVSPSDSLRASDKHRGSSEYSLDPKKRRVEEKENMSRYDSDGDKSDDLVVDVSNEDPATPRASPSHSPPENGLDKARALKKDAPNSPASVASSGSTPSSKVKDHPHNDKSSTPGLKSNTPTPRNDAPTPGTSNTPGLRPIPGKPPGMEALTAPALRTPLSIAAPYGAPFAMMGHHPEMNGSLTNPGVYSGLHISPQMSAAAAAAYGRSTMAGFDPHPHMRAPGLPTSLTSIPGGKPAYSFHVSADGQMQPVPFPPDALIGPGIPRHARQINTLSHGEVVCAVTISNPTRHVYTGGKGCVKIWDISQPGSKSPVSQLDCLNRDNYIRSCKLLPDGRTLIVGGEASTLTIWDLASQTPRIKAELTSSAPACYALAISPDAKVCFSCCSDGNIAVWDLHNQTLVRQFQGHTDGASCIDISHDGTKLWTGGLDNTVRSWDLREGRQLQQHDFTSQIFSLGYCPTGEWLAVGMESSNVEVLHHTKPDKYQLHLHESCVLSLKFAYCGKWFVSTGKDNLLNAWRTPYGASIFQSKESSSVLSCDISADDKYIVTGSGDKKATVYEVIY, encoded by the exons ATGTATCCGCAGGGCCGGCATCCG gCACCTCACCAGCCTGGTCAGCCAGGCTTCAAATTCACTGTAGCAGAATCTTGTGACAGGATCAAAGATGAATTCCAGTTCCTTCAAGCTCAGTACCACAG TCTTAAAGTGGAGTATGACAAACTGGCCAATGAGAAGACAGAGATGCAGCGACATTATGTCATG TACTATGAGATGTCCTATGGGCTGAACATTGAAATGCATAAACAG ACTGAGATTGCCAAACGGCTAAATGCGATTCTTGCTCAAATCATGCCTTTCTTGTCACAagag CACCAACAGCAGGTTGCGCAGGCTGTTGAACGTGCTAAGCAAGTGACAATGACAGAGTTGAATGCCATCATCGGGGTACGTGGACTTCCCAATCTGCCTCTCACC CAGCCTCATGCTGTCTACCCTGCTCTGATG cagcagctccagGCTCAACACCTTTCTCATGCTGCTCATGGACCCCCGGTCCAGCTGCCCCCTCACCCTTCGGGGCTGCAGCCCCCAGGCATCCCTTCAGTCACGGGCTCAGGCTCAGGTCTGCTGGCGCTGGGAGCTCTGGGCAGCCAGGCGCACCTGCCAGTCAAAGACGAGAAGAACCACCATGACCTGGAGCACAGAG AGCGGGAATCTAGCACA CAGAATAATTCAGTATCACCATCAGACAGCCTGAGGGCCAGTGACAAACACAGAGGCTCGTCAGAATACAGTCTGGACCCGAAGAAACGCAGAGTGGAGGAGAAGGAAAACATGAGCCGATAT GACAGTGATGGTGACAAAAGTGATGATCTGGTCGTTGATGTGTCCAACGAG GATCCAGCCACTCCAAGGGCCAGCCCCTCTCACTCTCCCCCTGAGAATGGACTTGACAAGGCCAGAGCGCTGAAGAAAGATGCCCCCAACAGCCCGGCTTCTGTTGCCTCCTCTGGAAGCACCCCCTCCTCAAAAGTGAAGGACCACCCACAT AACGACAAGTCCTCCACCCCAGGTTTAAAGTCCAACACCCCCACCCCACGCAACGATGCTCCCACCCCAGGAACCAGCAACACCCCTGGGCTCAGGCCCATTCCCGGAAAACCACCAGGCATGGAAGCGCTGA CAGCACCTGCTCTACGTACACCATTGTCGATTGCGGCGCCATATGGGGCTCCATTCGCCATGATGGGTCACCATCCAGAGATGAACGGTTCATTGACCAATCCGGGTGTTTACTCTGGCCTTCACATCTCTCCTCAGATGAGTGCCGCAGCCGCTGCTGCCTATGGACGATCAACTATG GCGGGCTTTGATCCTCATCCCCACATGCGTGCTCCTGGTCTGCCGACAAGTCTGACCTCTATACCTGGAGGAAAACC GGCCTACTCCTTCCACGTTAGCGCAGATGGCCAGATGCAACCAGTACCTTTTCCTCCAGATGCTCTGATTGGACCCGGCATTCCCCGTCATGCTCGTCAGATCAACACACTCAGCCACGGTGAGGTGGTGTGTGCCGTAACCATCAGCAACCCCACGCGGCACGTCTATACTGGTGGCAAAGGCTGCGTGAAGATCTGGGATATCAGTCAGCCCGGCAGCAAGAGCCCTGTCTCACAACTCGACTGTCTG aacAGGGATAACTATATCCGTTCCTGTAAGCTGCTTCCGGATGGCCGCACTTTGATCGTTGGAGGGGAAGCCAGCACTCTGACCATATGGGATTTGGCCTCTCAGACTCCCCGTATCAAAGCCGAGCTCACCTCTTCTGCCCCGGCCTGCTATGCGCTGGCGATCAGCCCTGATGCCAAGGTCTGCTTCTCCTGCTGCAGTGATGGAAATATTGCTGTCTGGGACCTTCATAACCAAACCCTTGTCAG GCAGTTCCAGGGTCACACAGATGGTGCAAGTTGTATAGACATTTCCCATGATGGCACCAAACTGTGGACAGGTGGACTGGACAACACCGTACGGTCCTGGGACCTGAGAGAGGGACGACAGCTCCAGCAGCATGACTTTACTTCACAG ATCTTCTCTCTGGGCTACTGTCCGACGGGCGAGTGGCTGGCTGTGGGAATGGAGAGCAGTAATGTGGAGGTGCTTCATCACACCAAGCCTGACAAGTACCAGCTGCACCTGCATGAGAGCTGTGTCCTCTCCCTCAAATTTGCCTACTGTG GTAAATGGTTTGTGAGCACTGGGAAGGACAATCTCTTGAATGCTTGGAGGACTCCCTATGGTGCCAGCATTTTCCAG TCCAAGGAGTCGTCTTCTGTCCTGAGCTGTGACATCTCAGCTGATGATAAGTACATTGTGACAGGATCTGGAGACAAGAAGGCCACTGTGTATGAAGTGATCTACTAA
- the tle3b gene encoding transducin-like enhancer protein 3-B isoform X3: MYPQGRHPAPHQPGQPGFKFTVAESCDRIKDEFQFLQAQYHSLKVEYDKLANEKTEMQRHYVMYYEMSYGLNIEMHKQTEIAKRLNAILAQIMPFLSQEHQQQVAQAVERAKQVTMTELNAIIGVRGLPNLPLTQPHAVYPALMQQQLQAQHLSHAAHGPPVQLPPHPSGLQPPGIPSVTGSGSGLLALGALGSQAHLPVKDEKNHHDLEHRERESSTQNNSVSPSDSLRASDKHRGSSEYSLDPKKRRVEEKENMSRYDSDGDKSDDLVVDVSNEDPATPRASPSHSPPENGLDKARALKKDAPNSPASVASSGSTPSSKVKDHPHNDKSSTPGLKSNTPTPRNDAPTPGTSNTPGLRPIPGKPPGMEALTAPALRTPLSIAAPYGAPFAMMGHHPEMNGSLTNPGVYSGLHISPQMSAAAAAAYGRSTMAGFDPHPHMRAPGLPTSLTSIPGGKPAYSFHVSADGQMQPVPFPPDALIGPGIPRHARQINTLSHGEVVCAVTISNPTRHVYTGGKGCVKIWDISQPGSKSPVSQLDCLNRDNYIRSCKLLPDGRTLIVGGEASTLTIWDLASQTPRIKAELTSSAPACYALAISPDAKVCFSCCSDGNIAVWDLHNQTLVRQFQGHTDGASCIDISHDGTKLWTGGLDNTVRSWDLREGRQLQQHDFTSQIFSLGYCPTGEWLAVGMESSNVEVLHHTKPDKYQLHLHESCVLSLKFAYCGKWFVSTGKDNLLNAWRTPYGASIFQSKESSSVLSCDISADDKYIVTGSGDKKATVYEVIY; the protein is encoded by the exons ATGTATCCGCAGGGCCGGCATCCG gCACCTCACCAGCCTGGTCAGCCAGGCTTCAAATTCACTGTAGCAGAATCTTGTGACAGGATCAAAGATGAATTCCAGTTCCTTCAAGCTCAGTACCACAG TCTTAAAGTGGAGTATGACAAACTGGCCAATGAGAAGACAGAGATGCAGCGACATTATGTCATG TACTATGAGATGTCCTATGGGCTGAACATTGAAATGCATAAACAG ACTGAGATTGCCAAACGGCTAAATGCGATTCTTGCTCAAATCATGCCTTTCTTGTCACAagag CACCAACAGCAGGTTGCGCAGGCTGTTGAACGTGCTAAGCAAGTGACAATGACAGAGTTGAATGCCATCATCGGGGTACGTGGACTTCCCAATCTGCCTCTCACC CAGCCTCATGCTGTCTACCCTGCTCTGATG cagcagcagctccagGCTCAACACCTTTCTCATGCTGCTCATGGACCCCCGGTCCAGCTGCCCCCTCACCCTTCGGGGCTGCAGCCCCCAGGCATCCCTTCAGTCACGGGCTCAGGCTCAGGTCTGCTGGCGCTGGGAGCTCTGGGCAGCCAGGCGCACCTGCCAGTCAAAGACGAGAAGAACCACCATGACCTGGAGCACAGAG AGCGGGAATCTAGCACA CAGAATAATTCAGTATCACCATCAGACAGCCTGAGGGCCAGTGACAAACACAGAGGCTCGTCAGAATACAGTCTGGACCCGAAGAAACGCAGAGTGGAGGAGAAGGAAAACATGAGCCGATAT GACAGTGATGGTGACAAAAGTGATGATCTGGTCGTTGATGTGTCCAACGAG GATCCAGCCACTCCAAGGGCCAGCCCCTCTCACTCTCCCCCTGAGAATGGACTTGACAAGGCCAGAGCGCTGAAGAAAGATGCCCCCAACAGCCCGGCTTCTGTTGCCTCCTCTGGAAGCACCCCCTCCTCAAAAGTGAAGGACCACCCACAT AACGACAAGTCCTCCACCCCAGGTTTAAAGTCCAACACCCCCACCCCACGCAACGATGCTCCCACCCCAGGAACCAGCAACACCCCTGGGCTCAGGCCCATTCCCGGAAAACCACCAGGCATGGAAGCGCTGA CAGCACCTGCTCTACGTACACCATTGTCGATTGCGGCGCCATATGGGGCTCCATTCGCCATGATGGGTCACCATCCAGAGATGAACGGTTCATTGACCAATCCGGGTGTTTACTCTGGCCTTCACATCTCTCCTCAGATGAGTGCCGCAGCCGCTGCTGCCTATGGACGATCAACTATG GCGGGCTTTGATCCTCATCCCCACATGCGTGCTCCTGGTCTGCCGACAAGTCTGACCTCTATACCTGGAGGAAAACC GGCCTACTCCTTCCACGTTAGCGCAGATGGCCAGATGCAACCAGTACCTTTTCCTCCAGATGCTCTGATTGGACCCGGCATTCCCCGTCATGCTCGTCAGATCAACACACTCAGCCACGGTGAGGTGGTGTGTGCCGTAACCATCAGCAACCCCACGCGGCACGTCTATACTGGTGGCAAAGGCTGCGTGAAGATCTGGGATATCAGTCAGCCCGGCAGCAAGAGCCCTGTCTCACAACTCGACTGTCTG aacAGGGATAACTATATCCGTTCCTGTAAGCTGCTTCCGGATGGCCGCACTTTGATCGTTGGAGGGGAAGCCAGCACTCTGACCATATGGGATTTGGCCTCTCAGACTCCCCGTATCAAAGCCGAGCTCACCTCTTCTGCCCCGGCCTGCTATGCGCTGGCGATCAGCCCTGATGCCAAGGTCTGCTTCTCCTGCTGCAGTGATGGAAATATTGCTGTCTGGGACCTTCATAACCAAACCCTTGTCAG GCAGTTCCAGGGTCACACAGATGGTGCAAGTTGTATAGACATTTCCCATGATGGCACCAAACTGTGGACAGGTGGACTGGACAACACCGTACGGTCCTGGGACCTGAGAGAGGGACGACAGCTCCAGCAGCATGACTTTACTTCACAG ATCTTCTCTCTGGGCTACTGTCCGACGGGCGAGTGGCTGGCTGTGGGAATGGAGAGCAGTAATGTGGAGGTGCTTCATCACACCAAGCCTGACAAGTACCAGCTGCACCTGCATGAGAGCTGTGTCCTCTCCCTCAAATTTGCCTACTGTG GTAAATGGTTTGTGAGCACTGGGAAGGACAATCTCTTGAATGCTTGGAGGACTCCCTATGGTGCCAGCATTTTCCAG TCCAAGGAGTCGTCTTCTGTCCTGAGCTGTGACATCTCAGCTGATGATAAGTACATTGTGACAGGATCTGGAGACAAGAAGGCCACTGTGTATGAAGTGATCTACTAA
- the tle3b gene encoding transducin-like enhancer protein 3-B isoform X1 — protein sequence MYPQGRHPAPHQPGQPGFKFTVAESCDRIKDEFQFLQAQYHSLKVEYDKLANEKTEMQRHYVMYYEMSYGLNIEMHKQTEIAKRLNAILAQIMPFLSQEHQQQVAQAVERAKQVTMTELNAIIGVRGLPNLPLTQQPHAVYPALMQQQLQAQHLSHAAHGPPVQLPPHPSGLQPPGIPSVTGSGSGLLALGALGSQAHLPVKDEKNHHDLEHRERESSTQNNSVSPSDSLRASDKHRGSSEYSLDPKKRRVEEKENMSRYDSDGDKSDDLVVDVSNEDPATPRASPSHSPPENGLDKARALKKDAPNSPASVASSGSTPSSKVKDHPHNDKSSTPGLKSNTPTPRNDAPTPGTSNTPGLRPIPGKPPGMEALTAPALRTPLSIAAPYGAPFAMMGHHPEMNGSLTNPGVYSGLHISPQMSAAAAAAYGRSTMAGFDPHPHMRAPGLPTSLTSIPGGKPAYSFHVSADGQMQPVPFPPDALIGPGIPRHARQINTLSHGEVVCAVTISNPTRHVYTGGKGCVKIWDISQPGSKSPVSQLDCLNRDNYIRSCKLLPDGRTLIVGGEASTLTIWDLASQTPRIKAELTSSAPACYALAISPDAKVCFSCCSDGNIAVWDLHNQTLVRQFQGHTDGASCIDISHDGTKLWTGGLDNTVRSWDLREGRQLQQHDFTSQIFSLGYCPTGEWLAVGMESSNVEVLHHTKPDKYQLHLHESCVLSLKFAYCGKWFVSTGKDNLLNAWRTPYGASIFQSKESSSVLSCDISADDKYIVTGSGDKKATVYEVIY from the exons ATGTATCCGCAGGGCCGGCATCCG gCACCTCACCAGCCTGGTCAGCCAGGCTTCAAATTCACTGTAGCAGAATCTTGTGACAGGATCAAAGATGAATTCCAGTTCCTTCAAGCTCAGTACCACAG TCTTAAAGTGGAGTATGACAAACTGGCCAATGAGAAGACAGAGATGCAGCGACATTATGTCATG TACTATGAGATGTCCTATGGGCTGAACATTGAAATGCATAAACAG ACTGAGATTGCCAAACGGCTAAATGCGATTCTTGCTCAAATCATGCCTTTCTTGTCACAagag CACCAACAGCAGGTTGCGCAGGCTGTTGAACGTGCTAAGCAAGTGACAATGACAGAGTTGAATGCCATCATCGGGGTACGTGGACTTCCCAATCTGCCTCTCACC CAGCAGCCTCATGCTGTCTACCCTGCTCTGATG cagcagcagctccagGCTCAACACCTTTCTCATGCTGCTCATGGACCCCCGGTCCAGCTGCCCCCTCACCCTTCGGGGCTGCAGCCCCCAGGCATCCCTTCAGTCACGGGCTCAGGCTCAGGTCTGCTGGCGCTGGGAGCTCTGGGCAGCCAGGCGCACCTGCCAGTCAAAGACGAGAAGAACCACCATGACCTGGAGCACAGAG AGCGGGAATCTAGCACA CAGAATAATTCAGTATCACCATCAGACAGCCTGAGGGCCAGTGACAAACACAGAGGCTCGTCAGAATACAGTCTGGACCCGAAGAAACGCAGAGTGGAGGAGAAGGAAAACATGAGCCGATAT GACAGTGATGGTGACAAAAGTGATGATCTGGTCGTTGATGTGTCCAACGAG GATCCAGCCACTCCAAGGGCCAGCCCCTCTCACTCTCCCCCTGAGAATGGACTTGACAAGGCCAGAGCGCTGAAGAAAGATGCCCCCAACAGCCCGGCTTCTGTTGCCTCCTCTGGAAGCACCCCCTCCTCAAAAGTGAAGGACCACCCACAT AACGACAAGTCCTCCACCCCAGGTTTAAAGTCCAACACCCCCACCCCACGCAACGATGCTCCCACCCCAGGAACCAGCAACACCCCTGGGCTCAGGCCCATTCCCGGAAAACCACCAGGCATGGAAGCGCTGA CAGCACCTGCTCTACGTACACCATTGTCGATTGCGGCGCCATATGGGGCTCCATTCGCCATGATGGGTCACCATCCAGAGATGAACGGTTCATTGACCAATCCGGGTGTTTACTCTGGCCTTCACATCTCTCCTCAGATGAGTGCCGCAGCCGCTGCTGCCTATGGACGATCAACTATG GCGGGCTTTGATCCTCATCCCCACATGCGTGCTCCTGGTCTGCCGACAAGTCTGACCTCTATACCTGGAGGAAAACC GGCCTACTCCTTCCACGTTAGCGCAGATGGCCAGATGCAACCAGTACCTTTTCCTCCAGATGCTCTGATTGGACCCGGCATTCCCCGTCATGCTCGTCAGATCAACACACTCAGCCACGGTGAGGTGGTGTGTGCCGTAACCATCAGCAACCCCACGCGGCACGTCTATACTGGTGGCAAAGGCTGCGTGAAGATCTGGGATATCAGTCAGCCCGGCAGCAAGAGCCCTGTCTCACAACTCGACTGTCTG aacAGGGATAACTATATCCGTTCCTGTAAGCTGCTTCCGGATGGCCGCACTTTGATCGTTGGAGGGGAAGCCAGCACTCTGACCATATGGGATTTGGCCTCTCAGACTCCCCGTATCAAAGCCGAGCTCACCTCTTCTGCCCCGGCCTGCTATGCGCTGGCGATCAGCCCTGATGCCAAGGTCTGCTTCTCCTGCTGCAGTGATGGAAATATTGCTGTCTGGGACCTTCATAACCAAACCCTTGTCAG GCAGTTCCAGGGTCACACAGATGGTGCAAGTTGTATAGACATTTCCCATGATGGCACCAAACTGTGGACAGGTGGACTGGACAACACCGTACGGTCCTGGGACCTGAGAGAGGGACGACAGCTCCAGCAGCATGACTTTACTTCACAG ATCTTCTCTCTGGGCTACTGTCCGACGGGCGAGTGGCTGGCTGTGGGAATGGAGAGCAGTAATGTGGAGGTGCTTCATCACACCAAGCCTGACAAGTACCAGCTGCACCTGCATGAGAGCTGTGTCCTCTCCCTCAAATTTGCCTACTGTG GTAAATGGTTTGTGAGCACTGGGAAGGACAATCTCTTGAATGCTTGGAGGACTCCCTATGGTGCCAGCATTTTCCAG TCCAAGGAGTCGTCTTCTGTCCTGAGCTGTGACATCTCAGCTGATGATAAGTACATTGTGACAGGATCTGGAGACAAGAAGGCCACTGTGTATGAAGTGATCTACTAA
- the tle3b gene encoding transducin-like enhancer protein 3-B isoform X4, with protein MYPQGRHPAPHQPGQPGFKFTVAESCDRIKDEFQFLQAQYHSLKVEYDKLANEKTEMQRHYVMYYEMSYGLNIEMHKQTEIAKRLNAILAQIMPFLSQEHQQQVAQAVERAKQVTMTELNAIIGVRGLPNLPLTQQPHAVYPALMQQLQAQHLSHAAHGPPVQLPPHPSGLQPPGIPSVTGSGSGLLALGALGSQAHLPVKDEKNHHDLEHRERESSTQNNSVSPSDSLRASDKHRGSSEYSLDPKKRRVEEKENMSRYDSDGDKSDDLVVDVSNEDPATPRASPSHSPPENGLDKARALKKDAPNSPASVASSGSTPSSKVKDHPHNDKSSTPGLKSNTPTPRNDAPTPGTSNTPGLRPIPGKPPGMEALTAPALRTPLSIAAPYGAPFAMMGHHPEMNGSLTNPGVYSGLHISPQMSAAAAAAYGRSTMAGFDPHPHMRAPGLPTSLTSIPGGKPAYSFHVSADGQMQPVPFPPDALIGPGIPRHARQINTLSHGEVVCAVTISNPTRHVYTGGKGCVKIWDISQPGSKSPVSQLDCLNRDNYIRSCKLLPDGRTLIVGGEASTLTIWDLASQTPRIKAELTSSAPACYALAISPDAKVCFSCCSDGNIAVWDLHNQTLVRQFQGHTDGASCIDISHDGTKLWTGGLDNTVRSWDLREGRQLQQHDFTSQIFSLGYCPTGEWLAVGMESSNVEVLHHTKPDKYQLHLHESCVLSLKFAYCGKWFVSTGKDNLLNAWRTPYGASIFQSKESSSVLSCDISADDKYIVTGSGDKKATVYEVIY; from the exons ATGTATCCGCAGGGCCGGCATCCG gCACCTCACCAGCCTGGTCAGCCAGGCTTCAAATTCACTGTAGCAGAATCTTGTGACAGGATCAAAGATGAATTCCAGTTCCTTCAAGCTCAGTACCACAG TCTTAAAGTGGAGTATGACAAACTGGCCAATGAGAAGACAGAGATGCAGCGACATTATGTCATG TACTATGAGATGTCCTATGGGCTGAACATTGAAATGCATAAACAG ACTGAGATTGCCAAACGGCTAAATGCGATTCTTGCTCAAATCATGCCTTTCTTGTCACAagag CACCAACAGCAGGTTGCGCAGGCTGTTGAACGTGCTAAGCAAGTGACAATGACAGAGTTGAATGCCATCATCGGGGTACGTGGACTTCCCAATCTGCCTCTCACC CAGCAGCCTCATGCTGTCTACCCTGCTCTGATG cagcagctccagGCTCAACACCTTTCTCATGCTGCTCATGGACCCCCGGTCCAGCTGCCCCCTCACCCTTCGGGGCTGCAGCCCCCAGGCATCCCTTCAGTCACGGGCTCAGGCTCAGGTCTGCTGGCGCTGGGAGCTCTGGGCAGCCAGGCGCACCTGCCAGTCAAAGACGAGAAGAACCACCATGACCTGGAGCACAGAG AGCGGGAATCTAGCACA CAGAATAATTCAGTATCACCATCAGACAGCCTGAGGGCCAGTGACAAACACAGAGGCTCGTCAGAATACAGTCTGGACCCGAAGAAACGCAGAGTGGAGGAGAAGGAAAACATGAGCCGATAT GACAGTGATGGTGACAAAAGTGATGATCTGGTCGTTGATGTGTCCAACGAG GATCCAGCCACTCCAAGGGCCAGCCCCTCTCACTCTCCCCCTGAGAATGGACTTGACAAGGCCAGAGCGCTGAAGAAAGATGCCCCCAACAGCCCGGCTTCTGTTGCCTCCTCTGGAAGCACCCCCTCCTCAAAAGTGAAGGACCACCCACAT AACGACAAGTCCTCCACCCCAGGTTTAAAGTCCAACACCCCCACCCCACGCAACGATGCTCCCACCCCAGGAACCAGCAACACCCCTGGGCTCAGGCCCATTCCCGGAAAACCACCAGGCATGGAAGCGCTGA CAGCACCTGCTCTACGTACACCATTGTCGATTGCGGCGCCATATGGGGCTCCATTCGCCATGATGGGTCACCATCCAGAGATGAACGGTTCATTGACCAATCCGGGTGTTTACTCTGGCCTTCACATCTCTCCTCAGATGAGTGCCGCAGCCGCTGCTGCCTATGGACGATCAACTATG GCGGGCTTTGATCCTCATCCCCACATGCGTGCTCCTGGTCTGCCGACAAGTCTGACCTCTATACCTGGAGGAAAACC GGCCTACTCCTTCCACGTTAGCGCAGATGGCCAGATGCAACCAGTACCTTTTCCTCCAGATGCTCTGATTGGACCCGGCATTCCCCGTCATGCTCGTCAGATCAACACACTCAGCCACGGTGAGGTGGTGTGTGCCGTAACCATCAGCAACCCCACGCGGCACGTCTATACTGGTGGCAAAGGCTGCGTGAAGATCTGGGATATCAGTCAGCCCGGCAGCAAGAGCCCTGTCTCACAACTCGACTGTCTG aacAGGGATAACTATATCCGTTCCTGTAAGCTGCTTCCGGATGGCCGCACTTTGATCGTTGGAGGGGAAGCCAGCACTCTGACCATATGGGATTTGGCCTCTCAGACTCCCCGTATCAAAGCCGAGCTCACCTCTTCTGCCCCGGCCTGCTATGCGCTGGCGATCAGCCCTGATGCCAAGGTCTGCTTCTCCTGCTGCAGTGATGGAAATATTGCTGTCTGGGACCTTCATAACCAAACCCTTGTCAG GCAGTTCCAGGGTCACACAGATGGTGCAAGTTGTATAGACATTTCCCATGATGGCACCAAACTGTGGACAGGTGGACTGGACAACACCGTACGGTCCTGGGACCTGAGAGAGGGACGACAGCTCCAGCAGCATGACTTTACTTCACAG ATCTTCTCTCTGGGCTACTGTCCGACGGGCGAGTGGCTGGCTGTGGGAATGGAGAGCAGTAATGTGGAGGTGCTTCATCACACCAAGCCTGACAAGTACCAGCTGCACCTGCATGAGAGCTGTGTCCTCTCCCTCAAATTTGCCTACTGTG GTAAATGGTTTGTGAGCACTGGGAAGGACAATCTCTTGAATGCTTGGAGGACTCCCTATGGTGCCAGCATTTTCCAG TCCAAGGAGTCGTCTTCTGTCCTGAGCTGTGACATCTCAGCTGATGATAAGTACATTGTGACAGGATCTGGAGACAAGAAGGCCACTGTGTATGAAGTGATCTACTAA